A window of the Tripterygium wilfordii isolate XIE 37 chromosome 12, ASM1340144v1, whole genome shotgun sequence genome harbors these coding sequences:
- the LOC120011457 gene encoding probable 1-acylglycerol-3-phosphate O-acyltransferase, which translates to MPHPRFQSLISRMAEEISKTEVGSSSARAKTKSLWPSILRWIPTSTDHIIAAEKRLLSIIKTPYVQEQVNIGSAPPKSKVRWFRSASDEPRFINTVTFDAKDDSPTLVMVHGYAASQGFFFRNFDALASRFKIIAIDQLGWGGSSRPDFTCKSTEETEAWFIDSFEAWRRAKNLSNFILLGHSFGGYVAAKYALKHPEHVRHLILVGPAGFTPESDGSSMRIARFQSTWKGAIIRHLWESNFTPQKIIRGVGPWGPDLVRRYTSARFGSYSTGEVLTEEETRLLTDYAYHTIAAKASGELCLKHIFAFGALARSPLLNSASDWKVPTTFIYGFDDWMNYQGAEEARKDMKVPCEIIRVPRGGHFVFIDNPNGFHSAMLYACRRFLSPDPDKESLPEGLTSL; encoded by the exons ATGCCTCACCCTCGTTTTCAGAGCTTAATATCGAGAATGGCCGAGGAGATTAGCAAGACAGAGGTTGGTTCATCATCTGCGCGGGCGAAGACCAAATCGTTATGGCCTTCGATTCTCCGTTGGATTCCTACTTCTACCGATCACATCATCGCCGCCGAGAAACGACTCCTCTCCATAATCAA GACTCCGTATGTGCAAGAACAAGTTAATATAGGGTCTGCTCCACCGAAATCCAAAGTCCGGTGGTTTCGTTCTGCGAGTGATGAGCCGAGGTTCATTAACACGGTTACCTTTGATGCGAAGGATGATTCTCCTACTCTTGTGATGGTTCATGGATATGCGGCTTCTCAGGGATTCTTCTTCAGAAATTTTGATGCTCTTGCCTCTCGTTTCAAGATCATTGCTATTGATCAGCTTGG ttGGGGGGGATCAAGTAGGCCCGATTTTACGTGTAAAAGCACTGAAG AAACTGAAGCATGGTTTATTGATTCTTTTGAGGCATGGCGAAGAGCAAAAAACTTGAGTAATTTCATATTACTTGGGCATTCTTTTGGAGGCTATGTTGCAGCTAAATATGCTCTGAAG CATCCTGAGCATGTTCGGCACTTGATTTTAGTGGGACCTGCTGGATTTACACCAGAATCAGATGGCTCATCCATGCGGATTGCACGCTTCCAATCAACATGGAAAGGAGCAATTATAAGACACTTATGGGAATCTAACTTCACTCCACAAAAGATCATTCG AGGTGTTGGTCCTTGGGGTCCGGATTTGGTGCGCAGGTATACCAGTGCTAGATTTGGGTCATATTCAACCGGGGAAGTATTGACGGAGGAGGAGACTAGATTGCTAACAG ATTATGCCTACCATACCATAGCAGCAAAAGCTAGTGGAGAGCTGTGCCTGAAACACATATTCGCCTTTGGAGCACTTGCTCGATCACCCCTTCTGAACAG TGCATCGGATTGGAAAGTGCCGACCACTTTTATATACGGATTTGATGATTGGATGAACTATCAAGGGGCTGAAGAAGCTCGCAAGGATATGAAGGTCCCATGTGAAATTATTAGGGTTCCCCGG GGTGGGCATTTTGTGTTCATAGACAACCCAAATGGGTTCCATTCAGCCATGTTATATGCTTGCCGGAGGTTTCTCTCACCTGACCCTGATAAGGAGTCCCTTCCTGAAGGTTTGACATCTCTATAG
- the LOC120011458 gene encoding protein BASIC PENTACYSTEINE6-like, which translates to MDDGGHRENGRHKADQYKAAQGQWLMQPHPSMKQIMSIISERDQAIQERNLALSDKKAAIAERDMAFLQRDTAIAERNNAMMERDNAIAALQYRESSLSSGNMSSCPPGCQISRGVKHMHHPQQQHVPHMNEAPYNSRELNTSDSLPITPVSTEASKSRRGRRPKETKGMPSNKKASKRPKKVKMESENLNEIMFGKSHEWKNGQDICDGGDNLNKQLVVSKADWKGQDLGLNQVAFDESTMPAPVCSCTGVLRQCYKWGNGGWQSACCTTNLSMYPLPAVPNKRHARVGGRKMSGSAFNKLLSRLAGEGHDLSIPVDLKENWAKHGTNRYITIK; encoded by the exons ATGGATGATGGTGGCCATCGTGAAAATGGAAGACACAAAGCAGATCAATATAAAGCAGCCCAGGGGCAG TGGTTGATGCAACCTCACCCTTCAATGAAACAGATCATGTCAATCATATCTGAAAGGGATCAGGCTATTCAAGAACGAAATTTGGCCCTTTCAGATAAGAAGGCTGCTATTGCAGAGCGAGACATGGCATTCCTGCAACGAGATACGGCTATTGCAGAGAGAAATAATGCGATGATGGAACGAGACAATGCTATTGCTGCTCTGCAATATCGAGAGAGCTCCTTGAGCAGTGGTAACATGTCCTCTTGTCCTCCAGGATGCCAAATCTCACGTGGGGTGAAGCACATGCACCACCCACAACAGCAGCATGTGCCTCACATGAACGAAGCTCCTTACAATTCAAGGGAATTGAACACAAGCGATTCCCTCCCAATAACTCCAGTCAGTACCGAGGCTTCAAAATCACGGCGGGGTAGACGACCCAAGGAAACCAAGGGAATGCCATCCAATAAAAAGGCTTCAAAGCGTCCTAAGAAGGTTAAGATGGAGAGTGAGAACTTGAATGAGATCATGTTTGGCAAGTCGCATGAGTGGAAGAATGGGCAGGATATTTGTGATGGAGGTGACAATCTAAACAAACAGTTGGTGGTATCAAAGGCTGATTGGAAGGGCCAAGACTTGGGTTTAAATCAGGTTGCATTTGACGAGTCAACCATGCCAGCCCCAGTATGCTCCTGCACTGGAGTCCTAAGGCAGTGCTATAAATGGGGAAATGGAGGATGGCAATCAGCATGCTGCACGACCAACTTGTCAATGTATCCACTACCTGCAGTGCCAAACAAGCGTCATGCCCGTGTAGGTGGGCGAAAGATGAGTGGAAGTGCTTTCAACAAACTTCTTAGCCGGCTTGCAGGGGAAGGCCATGATCTTTCAATTCCCGTAGATCTGAAGGAAAATTGGGCTAAGCATGGGACAAATCGCTACATTACAATCAAATAA
- the LOC120011460 gene encoding histone H3.3: MARTKQTARKSTGGKAPRKQLATKAARKSAPTTGGVKKPHRYRPGTVALREIRKYQKSTELLIRKLPFQRLVREIAQDFKTDLRFQSHAVLALQEAAEAYLVGLFEDTNLCAIHAKRVTIMPKDIQLARRIRGERA; encoded by the exons ATGGCTCGTACCAAGCAAACTGCTCGCAAGTCAACCGGTGGCAAGGCTCCGAGGAAGCAGCTCGCCACAAAG GCTGCAAGAAAGTCGGCGCCCACCACAGGTGGTGTCAAGAAGCCACATCGTTACCGCCCTGGAACTGTTGCTCTCCG TGAAATTCGCAAGTACCAGAAGAGTACCGAGCTTTTGATCCGCAAACTTCCCTTCCAACGTCTTGTTCGTGAAATCGCGCAGGATTTCAAG ACTGATTTGAGGTTCCAAAGCCACGCTGTTCTGGCACTGCAAGAGGCTGCGGAGGCTTATCTGGTTGGTCTCTTCGAGGATACAAACTTGTGCGCTATTCACGCCAAGAGGGTGACTATCATGCCAAAGGATATCCAGCTGGCTCGCCGTATCCGTGGTGAACGTGCTTAA
- the LOC120010470 gene encoding transcription factor RF2a-like encodes MAPTSLEGSKRSGVPPSYPMNPPFLPFTASRASSQQHGSVISGTEASNSRSLHEGLPPLSPMTYKEPSLSTFSDASKEEGLGNPHGLSISHSQVTRGNSLRVGESLPPRRGHRRSNSDSIPLGLNSMIQLSSQLIPNGSRNGGFDKSLSGVEKPIQLIKRELEWTMNVISDVEVVDDRKSDGKVFDSTVNEYMNLDTIDSLNSSAAEDKDLDSRATGTKTNGYESNGNEVESHLIDMQGEGFKGGAGGASRTRHHRSVSMETQRGQQSLGNSVDGSNKKLNLAFRNGEFTTAEWKKIIANEKLHEIALSDPKRVKRILANRISAARSKERKTQYVYELEHKVQTLQNSTTTLSIQVTVLQRDAAGVTSENNELKFRLQAMEQQAELKDALNDTLTAEVERLRLAVAKLCGDGRGMRSMAPFSVNPRLWQLQQQQQLLNFHL; translated from the exons ATGGCGCCGACTAGTCTTGAAGGGTCCAAGAGGTCTGGTGTACCACCGTCTTACCCCATGAACCCTCCTTTTTTACCGTTCACGGCGTCCCGTGCTAGTTCTCAGCAACATGGTTCGGTCATTTCGGGTACTGAAGCATCCAATTCAAGGTCCTTGCATGAGGGTTTGCCCCCATTGAGCCCCATGACTTATAAGGAGCCATCTCTGTCTACCTTTTCTGATGCGTCCAAGGAAGAAGGGTTGGGTAACCCTCATGGGCTATCAATCTCTCATTCTCAGGTCACAAGGGGTAATAGCTTAAGGGTTGGGGAGAGTTTGCCTCCCCGTAGAGGGCATAGAAGGTCTAATAGTGATAGCATCCCATTGGGATTGAACTCAATGATTCAATTATCGTCCCAGTTGATACCAAATGGTAGTAGGAACGGAGGTTTCGATAAGTCTCTTTCTGGAGTAGAGAAGCCAATTCAGTTGATTAAACGGGAATTAGAGTGGACTATGAATGTGATTAGCGACGTAGAAGTTGTGGATGATAGGAAATCTGATGGAAAGGTTTTCGATTCAACGGTTAATGAGTATATGAATTTGGACACAATTGATTCATTGAACTCATCGGCTGCTGAAGATAAGGATTTGGATAGCAGAGCTACTGGTACAAAGACAAATGGATATGAAAGCAATGGTAATGAAGTTGAAAGCCACTTAATTGACATGCAGGGAGAGGGATTTAAGGGGGGTGCAGGTGGAGCTTCAAGAACTCGGCACCATAGAAGTGTCTCAATGGAAACTCAAAGAGGTCAGCAATCACTTGGAAATTCAGTTGATGGAAGTAATAAGAAGTTGAACTTGGCCTTCCGGAATGGAGAGTTTACTACAGCGGAGTGGAAAAAGATTATAGCCAACGAGAAGCTTCATGAGATTGCATTATCAGACCCTAAACGCGTTAAAAg GATTTTGGCTAATCGGATATCGGCTGCTCGTTCCAAAGAGAGGAAGACCCAGTATGTTTACGAATTGGAGCACAAGGTGCAAACTCTGCAGAACTCGACAACAACTCTATCTATCCAGGTCACAGTGTTACAG AGAGATGCTGCAGGAGTTACAAGTGAGAACAATGAGTTGAAATTCCGTCTTCAGGCAATGGAACAACAGGCCGAACTCAAAGATG CTTTGAATGACACATTAACTGCTGAGGTTGAACGTCTGAGACTCGCTGTTGCTAAGCTTTGTGGGGATGGCCGAGGTATGAGGTCCATGGCTCCGTTTTCTGTAAACCCGAGATTATGGCAGCTGCAGCAACAGCAACAGTTGCTTAATTTTCATTTGTAG
- the LOC120011037 gene encoding cytochrome P450 83B1-like, producing the protein MVPVLIFIVALPIILFFFLQKHKSVKNVRLPPGPKGLPLIGNLHQLDNSNLPRYLWQLSKQYGPLMSMRFGFKPAIVISSAKMAKEVLQTHDLVFCSRPTLRGQQTLSYNGVDLAFAPYGAYWREMRKICVVHLFSSIRVQTYRPIREYEVSLMLGKISKSVNASKPVNLTEALMSLANHIICRIALGKRYEDEGVERSRFQSLLNEVQALFVTNFFSDCFPFMSWLDRLTGQLSRLNKSFVEFDKFYNEIIQEHLDPRRPKPEQYDILDVLLQQWKEQSFKVDVTLDHIKAVLMNVFVAGTDTSAATVVWAMTFLMKNPRTMKKAQEEIRNLLGKKDFVNEDDLQRLPYLKAVVKEIMRIQSIVPLLIPRESIGKCNLDGYEVPAKTLVFLNAWAIGRDPEVWENPEEFYPERFVGSSIDFKGQDFGLIPFGGGRRICPGLSMGIATVELSLANLLYKFNWEMPAGMKKEDIDTDVLSGITVHKKNDLFLMARDCF; encoded by the exons ATGGTGCCTGTGCTAATCTTCATTGTAGCTCTCCCTAtaatcctcttcttcttccttcaaaaACACAAATCCGTGAAGAACGTTCGTCTCCCTCCCGGTCCCAAAGGACTTCCCTTAATTGGTAACCTACACCAGCTTGATAACTCAAACCTTCCTCGTTATCTATGGCAACTCTCCAAACAATATGGTCCTCTTATGTCCATGAGGTTTGGTTTTAAGCCAGCAATTGTAATCTCATCTGCCAAGATGGCTAAGGAGGTACTCCAAACTCACGATCTTGTATTTTGTAGTAGGCCGACATTACGTGGCCAGCAAACTTTGTCCTACAATGGAGTAGACTTGGCTTTTGCACCATATGGTGCTTACTGGAGGGAGATGAGGAAGATTTGTGTTGTTCATCTCTTTAGCTCTATTAGAGTGCAAACTTATCGTCCCATTCGAGAATATGAAGTGTCTCTCATGCTTGGAAAGATATCGAAATCAGTTAATGCTTCCAAGCCTGTTAATTTGACTGAAGCATTGATGTCTCTTGCAAATCATATAATCTGTAGAATTGCTTTGGGCAAGAGATATGAGGATGAAGGAGTTGAAAGAAGTAGATTTCAAAGTCTACTGAATGAAGTTCAAGCCTTGTTTGTAACTAACTTTTTCTCAGATTGTTTTCCTTTCATGAGCTGGCTCGATAGGCTCACTGGACAACTCTCTCGTCTCAATAAAAGTTTCGTAGAATTCGATAAATTCTACAATGAAATCATACAGGAGCACCTTGATCCAAGGAGGCCAAAACCTGAACAATACGACATTCTTGATGTCCTACTTCAACAATGGAAGGAGCAATCATTCAAGGTCGATGTCACTTTAGATCACATCAAAGCAGTGCTCATG AACGTATTTGTTGCGGGAACAGACACGAGCGCAGCCACAGTGGTTTGGGCCATGACCTTCCTGATGAAGAATCCGAGAACTATGAAGAAGGCACAAGAAGAAATCAGAAACTTATTAGGAAAGAAAGATTTTGTCAACGAAGATGATCTTCAACGACTCCCATATCTTAAAGCAGTGGTGAAAGAGATCATGAGAATTCAGTCAATAGTTCCACTACTCATCCCCAGAGAATCAATTGGAAAGTGTAATCTAGATGGGTATGAAGTACCAGCAAAAACGTTGGTTTTTCTGAATGCATGGGCAATTGGAAGGGATCCTGAAGTTTGGGAAAACCCAGAAGAGTTTTACCCTGAGAGATTCGTTGGCAGTTCAATCGACTTCAAAGGCCAAGATTTTGGGCTAATACCATTTGGAGGTGGTAGAAGAATTTGTCCTGGTTTATCAATGGGAATCGCCACTGTGGAGCTTTCGCTTGCTAATCTTCTTTACAAATTTAACTGGGAAATGCCGGCTGGGATGAAGAAGGAAGACATAGACACCGATGTGCTTTCCGGCATTACGGTGCATAAGAAAAATGATCTGTTTCTCATGGCTAGAGACTGTTTTTGA
- the LOC120011459 gene encoding V-type proton ATPase 16 kDa proteolipid subunit: MSSTFSGDETAPFFGFLGAAAALVFSCMGAAYGTAKSGVGVASMGVMRPELVMKSIVPVVMAGVLGIYGLIIAVIISTGINPKAKSYYLFDGYAHLSSGLACGLAGLSAGMAIGIVGDAGVRANAQQPKLFVGMILILIFAEALALYGLIVGIILSSRAGQSRAE, from the exons ATGTCTTCCACTTTCAGCGGAGATGAAACTGCCCCCTTCTTCGGCTTCCTTGGCGCTGCTGCTGCCCTCGTTTTCTCAT GCATGGGAGCAGCTTATGGAACCGCGAAGAGCGGAGTTGGTGTAGCCTCGATGGGTGTGATGAGGCCAGAGCTGGTGATGAAATCGATTGTGCCCGTGGTTATGGCGGGAGTTTTAGGTATTTATGGTTTGATTATTGCGGTGATTATTAGTACCGGTATCAACCCTAAGGCCAAGTCTTATTACCTTTTCGATGGTTATGCTCATCTCTCCTCTGGTCTTGCTTGTGGTCTTGCCGGGCTGTCTGCCGGTATGGCTATTGGGATTGTTGGCGATGCCGGTGTTAG agctAATGCACAACAGCCTAAGCTTTTTGTGGGGATGATCCTTATTCTCATTTTTGCCGAGGCTCTGGCTCTTTATGGCTTGATTGTTGGCATCATTCTCTCTTCTCGTGCTGGTCAGTCAAGAGCTGAGTAA